One Coffea arabica cultivar ET-39 chromosome 5e, Coffea Arabica ET-39 HiFi, whole genome shotgun sequence DNA segment encodes these proteins:
- the LOC140006519 gene encoding glucan endo-1,3-beta-glucosidase 12-like, producing the protein MLCSPKFQSTMEYFNVPLLLLLILSIFSHSDGGSIGVNYGRIADNLPSASKVAELLKSQGLDRVKVYDTDPAVLKALAGSGVKVTVDLPNELLFSAARRPSFAYSWVQRNVAAYHPATQIEAIAVGNEVFVDPQNTTRFLVPAMKNIHSALEKYNFHDDIKVSSPIALSALQNSYPSSAGSFRPDLIEPVFKPMLDFLRQTGSYLMVNAYPFFAYESNSDVISLDYALFRENPGVVDARNGNRYFSLFDAQIDAVFAAMSAIKYDDVSIVVTETGWPSKGDPNEIGASVENAAAYNGNLVKRILTGVGTPLRPKENLTVYLFALFNEDKKVGPTSERNYGLFYPNEDKVYDIPFTVEGLKNYHDNPTPVTGGRRNSKGSSGNSHSYSGQTWCVANGDEEKEKLQVALDFACGEGGADCRPIQPGSTCYDPNTLEAHASFAFNSYYQKKGRAIGTCYFGGAAYVVAIPPKYGKCEFPTGY; encoded by the exons ATGCTCTGTTCTCCCAAGTTTCAGAGCACGATGGAATATTTCAACGTCCCCCTCCTGCTCCTCCTCATCCTCTCAATCTTTTCTCATTCAG ATGGGGGTTCAATAGGGGTGAATTATGGGAGAATAGCAGATAACCTCCCATCAGCAAGCAAAGTAGCGGAGCTCCTAAAATCTCAGGGTTTGGATCGGGTCAAGGTGTACGACACGGATCCGGCGGTTCTCAAAGCCTTAGCCGGGTCGGGTGTTAAAGTGACCGTGGACCTCCCAAATGAGCTTCTCTTCTCCGCCGCCAGACGGCCTTCTTTCGCCTACTCCTGGGTCCAGCGAAACGTCGCTGCTTATCATCCCGCCACCCAAATCGAAGCCATTGCCGTCGGGAATGAAGTCTTCGTCGACCCGCAAAACACGACCCGGTTCCTTGTACCCGCCATGAAAAACATCCATTCCGCCCTTGAGAAGTACAACTTCCATGACGACATCAAGGTATCTTCCCCAATAGCCCTCAGCGCCCTCCAGAATTCCTACCCATCTTCTGCGGGGTCATTCCGACCCGATTTGATCGAGCCCGTTTTCAAACCCATGCTGGATTTCCTCCGCCAAACCGGGTCATACCTCATGGTCAATGCATACCCGTTTTTCGCCTACGAATCGAACTCTGACGTCATCTCCTTAGACTACGCACTCTTTCGAGAAAACCCCGGTGTCGTAGACGCCCGTAACGGAAACCGTTACTTTAGTCTCTTTGACGCCCAGATCGACGCCGTTTTTGCGGCAATGTCGGCTATCAAGTACGACGACGTTTCAATTGTAGTCACTGAAACAGGCTGGCCTTCGAAAGGGGACCCGAATGAAATCGGAGCCTCCGTCGAAAACGCCGCTGCATATAACGGAAATCTAGTGAAGAGAATCCTGACAGGAGTTGGGACCCCCTTGAGACCCAAAGAAAATCTGACCGTCTATTTGTTCGCCCTTTTCAACGAGGACAAAAAGGTGGGCCCCACTTCCGAGAGAAATTACGGGTTATTTTACCCTAACGAAGACAAAGTTTACGACATTCCTTTTACCGTCGAAGGATTGAAGAATTACCACGATAACCCTACTCCGGTGACGGGTGGCAGGAGAAACTCGAAGGGCAGTAGCGGTAATTCACACAGCTATTCAGGGCAAACTTGGTGCGTCGCGAATGGGGATGAGGAGAAAGAGAAGCTGCAGGTGGCTCTAGATTTCGCTTGTGGTGAGGGAGGGGCTGATTGCCGCCCGATCCAGCCTGGGTCCACGTGTTACGATCCTAATACGCTTGAGGCTCATGCTTCCTTCGCTTTCAATAGCTACTATCAGAAGAAGGGCCGAGCTATTGGTACCTGCTATTTCGGTGGAGCCGCATACGTTGTAGCTATACCACCTA AATATGGGAAGTGTGAATTCCCCACTGGATATTAA